The following is a genomic window from Phaseolus vulgaris cultivar G19833 chromosome 6, P. vulgaris v2.0, whole genome shotgun sequence.
CAAAACATAGAACATCCCCAAAGCTTTCCCACGTTGCCTGACTTcgtgcatctgcccaaaaaatGTGACGGATGCGGTTATTAATGTCAAAATCAATGTCAAAGAAAAAGTGCTGATTAAGCTCCCTCATATGAGAGAAATGAGTTAACAATGCTTTCCCATGTCCTTCCTTTCCTAAAACCCTCCTTTGTTTCCCGACATAGTTTCGCACATCTCGTTCAACAAATTCTAGATTATCACCAGCTGCTGAAATAAACGAATAAAAACTCTTATTAATTCGTAACCCAACATCGTCATTCATATCAGGCACCCTCTTTGTGTGTAAATTGATTCTTCTATTACCCTGAAACAATCGTGACTTTGTTGGACTAAGGTCATGCGAATGTTCTTCGTGCACAAACATAATATACCACTTTCCATTTTTTATCCCAATAATTATTCGAGCTGGACATTCAATTGTTTGAGTTGGTTGGATATTAACTTCCGTCGGAATAGGCGACACATATTTTCCGACTCATGCACACATCAACCTAAAGTACCTTAGCTCTTTGTCCGGTCCTTTCTTAGAACTTCGTGTTCTGATGCCAAAACCCTTTGAAATGACATATTGTCGATAAAAATTTTTAACACTATCAACACTATCAAAACACATGCCCACTATAGGAACCAAGTCATCATCATTATTAATTCCTTTGCAATTAACTGTGTTAGAAGTCTCTCATTCTTCAAACAAGGATATCTCATCAAGGCAAATATTCTCCATTTCGTTAATGTTCTGGATTGTTAAATACATTATTGGATGCAAGTATTAATATACTAcattgtaaaataaattaaagaataattttcCACCTTGTATGCTATTCAAAGTAAAATAAAACAAGTAAGAAGACAAATAAATATTCTCCATTTTGTTCAAAGTCTACAATCTTTAAAACATTCTTCTATGTAAGTATTAATATACTACATTCTTTACTAAATAAAACAACATTATCCCACATCGTATAATAAAACAAGGATGAGGTATTACTCACATATCAAAACTgtaataaatggaaaaaaatatgaaaaaccaTGACTTTGGATGGAGGTATTGAATGTGTAGGTGAAGAAGTATCCAAATCCATTGAATACAGCATTTGAAAATGAGGTTCACATTGAATGCAAAGGTTGAAAAGCACCTTCTTGTAGGTTTGTATTGAAAGAAAGTGTTAATGGAGTAAATGGAAGCATTCCACCACCGTCCTTGTTGTGGGTATATGTAATAAAGGAAGCACTTCAAGGAATTAATGGAGTCATAGTAACGTAGTTATTGTACAGTAGTGATTCCAAAGAAACTtttttccttacttgtctttgCCTTTTCAATCAATCAAATCATAAAGTAAAAAAGTGCACATAGCCAATGGTAATACCTTCGGTGGAAAGATTATTCAgatacaaataaattaatactaatttaaTAGTAATTACACTTTACACATCAAACtttcatttattattgttaataaaatagtaataatataatatgaaatcaaATACAGTTCAAGAAAAGAAATCatacattattaataaaataataataataaaattaaatttaataaacacTTCACGGAAAACTTCACTGATAatgaaagaataataaaataataatgtaatatGAATTCAAAAGTACTTTACATAAAAAGTTCATTTgccataataataatttaatatgaattGATGACAATAGATACTAATGACCAAGTGTCATGTTCATAGATTTTAACCAATTCCTACTTTTCTATCTTCTAACATCAACTTCATACAACATTCATTCTTGGAGAAAACAATTTGTAATGGAAGAATGGGAGGGTCTTGATATTGATACAACTGATATTGCATCATTTATACGACAATGCAATTCCAACACAAATGTAATACCTGGACCTACAGGTCATGTGCAAGTTGTTATTCTAAACCGCAACTCTGAAGGCCCTGTGAACACACAAGAATTTATAAATTGCATAGGTGACGAAAGTCATCGGCGTGATTTTACCTCCAATCCATGGAGGTGGGCAGAACAATTTCTTCAATTTCATGGTAATGTTCATCTTCTTTGCAAATTTTGTGTTACACTTATAACCAAACTTATATTTTTACGTGATTACCTTGAAGGAGTAATTGATGGACATGATTGTGGCCAACTCTCATACTTGAGTGACATCAAACAATCAACTATATTGCCATTGTTGACTTGTGTCGTCAAATCTTGCCATCGAAACGTAATAGGATGCATGTCCATAAGTTTAAAGGTATGTTATGTACTATTGTTCTTCATGTAAAACTGATGCATTTCAGACTAAAATTGTGTTCAAAACATATGCATTACAGGATCCAAAAGGGATAGCAAGCGCAAGTGTTCACCAAAAAGTGTTAATTGATACAAAATTTGGAGCTGACATCGTTGTAGGATCAGTATTAGTCTTGAAAAAAGTATGTCATCTGAATCATATGTtgtttaacacaattttattgTATTTGAATTTTCTAACATTTCTGCTTTTAGGTCAAGATTTTTTCTCCAGATCGAAGAGCCTTCTATCTTCAAATAATGGTCAATAATATTGTTAAGGTATTTCACTAAAATGACATAAATTTACAATTTCTTACATTGTTGTAGTAACATATTGACAATAATTAGGTTTCCAAATTTGACATATGTCCACCAACTGAAGAACTAATTCGTGCTTCCAAGCCAGTCATACGCGTTCCACCCATTCTAGGTACATGTAGACCATGATAAGTTTACATATGTGCCATTATGTATATAATATCACaattgttatttatattttcattgcCTTATGTATTATCAGATGCAAAGTATTTAAGATTTTTGAATGAGGAAGAAAATCGCGAAAACAAAAGCTGAAGAGATTGTTTATGACCACGACTGCTTTCCATTGTATGACATGAAAATGTATTAGTAACTTTTAAAGTCATTGTATGAACATGATGCTTATTAATTATGTGAGTTAAAGCTTGAATTTTGACGTTTGCTATTTTATTAACTCTTACGACAAATTCCCTTAACAACTATCATAGGTTAACCATCCACCCACCTCCAACATGTCCATCAATTCATCCTGGTTCTCCAAAATACCCAATTAAAAAATTCCACAATTCATGCATGGGGTAGAAAGTTATACTGGGATCACCTCTTATGTACACAGGGATCACCACATACTGTGACTACTGTCGTAGTTAAAAAGGTAAAGCCTGGACCAAATTAAGTGAAATTCAGAAACATTATGTGGTGTGTGCAAAAACTATTACTCATATCACCACTTATTGGTTCCCCCATCCCCACTTATTATGGAAGAAATCCCAATGACCACCATATCACTCGTGACCAACTGAGAATGCAAAAATAACCTTAGGACCATCCGCTCACCTCTAACATGTCCATCAATTCATCTTGGTTCTCCAAAATACCCAGTTAAAAAATTCCACAATTCGTTAATGGGTCACAAAGTTATATTGTGATCACCACTTATGTACACAGGGATCACCACATTTTATGACCACTGTCATAATTAAAAATGATGCATACAATTACTTTGTCATAGCcaataaaacaacataaacatatgacatgtaaataaatatacaattttacattaacatcaaaataaatattaatagacAATCAATCTGTAATGACTAAGACAGTAATTTTGCTAAATTGTGTACTTGTTCAAATTATGAATATcagttaaaacataaaatatttaatgtgtaATAGTACAATGTCCCAAAagcatactaaaattaataacacAATCAGTCATATAGAACTACGAACACTTCATTCTTTTCTTGGAATACATCATCCAAGGTGATTTCAAAATACGAGCCTTGACCCGAATTCTGGGTTCACGTTTCATGCGTGATATCATGTTACTTTCTTCATTTGGcaccttttcttcatctttttcatttCCCCCATCttcttgttcatgttgtcttgcaTCAATATCATTCAAGTCATTCATTTCCCTATATTTATAATCCACTGACAACGGTTCAAGTACAGGTGAGGGACAATCTTCTGGAACAGACTTGTGCATTTCACTTTTGCATAGCTTTAATTGCTTCACAACATTCTCAACATTGGTAATCAAATAATCCTGTTCCTTAGCTTGATGAACCATTTCTGCAGTTTCTTTAAGCATTTTACCAACATCATCTTTTGTTGGTTTGGGGATGTTACATGCACGTCGACCTTCTTCAAAGGCTTCTTTTACAATTACATTCTCAAACTCTTCCTTGGACACAGGCAAATGAACAATAACCTAATTATGTAAATAACAGTGAAAACATAAATCAAGGCATTATTACATCATCAACAACAATATTTCCCTacatatttgaattaaaattatgcCTTACCAAATTATTTTCCAACGCATATGCAATTTCATGGTCCCCCAATGTAAAGTCCATCCAATTCAAAATTCTAGGAAATTTTATTCTTCTGGGATGCACTTTTGTCTTGTATGAGAACAAATGCTCAAATGCCCATATCTATATACcatgaatattaaaaatttcaatcatgctcaataaaatatgaaataaattacgCATATGaactaaattatataaacataaacatttcAAAGTACCTGTAATAAGTATACACATCCAACAATGTGGATTTGTGATGGACTTGATTCGTTCGTAATAGACATTGAAGCTGAACACAAACTATTTACTAAGTACTCATAAACTACTAAACCCCAATTAAACTTTTTTAGTTTCCCTAAATCATCCAAAACGCTAAACAACCCAGAATGAACAATACCCATTCTATTTGGTAGTAAAAACTCTGAAAGCCCTAACAATATGTACAATCTACAAAAGTCCTCAATGCAACCATCATTGTCAAACTTCATAATTTCATCAAAAATCATCTTGACATTGACATTATTACTTTCAAATAAAGTCTTAGTATGACTTTCGTCTGCTGCTTTGTGCAAGTCTATTTTTTCTCCCACAACTCTCAACCCCAAACCTAAACAAACATCTACCAAGGACAATGGGACAACTTCACACCTTATGAGAAAACTTTGTCTTCTCTCCACCCACCTAGAACACAACTCCCTAAGTAGGGTTCGACTCATTTTTACCTTGTCACCCAACAACGTTACCCATGCAAATGGGGTTGATTGAATTAAACTCTTTTGTTCATCAGTTAACCTCTTATTCACTACACCCAGAAAAGTTGTCCTACAATAATGTCGAAACACCTACATatgaaatggaagaaaaaaaaatcatcaaaaacaaaaatcagTGTGCGTTGTGCACAAATTATGATTTTGTTGAATCAGACCTTGTGCTGCATAACCAAATCATCGACTTCACCTGCATCTCCCtcctgagaaaaaaaaacatgtatttaTCCACCTAAAGAAACattgattttttatatatataacttctgCCTAGGTGTTGTCTGCCCTCACTATTTATCCACCTAAAGAAACAGGATTTATTTCTTCtctatttgttttatttttaccaTACTTTACATGCATCGAATAGTATATGCTATTTTACTTTCCCTTGTATATATTAGGGAACCTAATCATATGAGAGTTCCACAATTTCCTaggtacaattttttttttcaattaatttatcTTGTACTGATATGATGATAATAATGATAATGTTGTACAAAAAACATGAAAGCAGTTCATTTCAGCAATCAGCATTATTTCTAGGATCTCATGAACTTCCTGGCAACAGATAACATCCACAGAAACACCAAGAATTCCATAAATCTGATCACTGTTGTTTCTATTTATAGGTGCAGAAAATACTATGCACggatataaaaaaacaaaagaatataGAGTTGCACTAAATGTTTGAATTTATGTGCTGCTAGTTTATTACAGATTAAAGATGAGTTCAGAAATTGTGGATAGTAAAAGGAATAACCAAAGACAAACTCCGAAATTAtaggtaaatatatatatatatagttattcgAAGCTCAGATAATTTATCTATTTGCTGATATTCTTTGTATGtatgtgttttatttttttgtttccatCTCCCAGTTTCAAGTGAGATAGCACAAATAAACACATTCTGTTTCTTGTAGTTTTATTTAGAACCAATCATGGACGAGGAAATATAAAGGCTCAAAGTAAACAATTTCAAACCCTAAGTGTATACAATAGCAAAACTACAAGGAAATAATGTGTTTTAAGTTTAACCCTAAACCTAGATAACATATACAAAATGCACATATATAAAGTACAACATCTGTTTGAGTATTCAGAGATAAACACAATGGGTTATAAGTAATGAATAGAGGTTGTTAAAACAAAAATGTTTTCATCAAAGGAAGACTAcaaaaatgttttcaactttCCCCTGCATTATGTACACTATGCacacataataaattaaaaaggaaCATATAAAGTTTTCAAAACCAAGGGACCCGCTCGTAGGCTCGACACAACACCGAAAGATTACAAGAAACACTTCCAAATATTACAGTAGAGAAACCAGTTCACATTCCAACCCATATGGTTGGTGATGAAGTCCAAAACTACTCAAATCATTCATTGCTTGTGTTAGCTGTAAAGCCCAACAATTAAAGAAAGTCATACCAGGCGCTACTCTTAAAAGTAGTTATACAAAGTACACAACATGAATTCATAaattcaagaaagaaaaactaATAGAGAAATTCATACCAGACGCTCTTAATGGAAGTTATAGAAACTACACAAGCTAAATTCATAAATTGAAGAATGAAAAGCCAAAGACAAACTCATACCAGGCTCAATACTATGCAACACCTGACAATTCAACCCTCAGAATAAGAATAGCAAAACCAAGAGTCATGAAATTGTAGTCACAAACAAGTAGACtaagaacaaaaagaaaaaaagcagAATTTCCAATGATATTACATTAAACATTATTCATAGATCAAATTAATTCACAAAAAACTACCAGGATGCACACATTCATTTGATCATGTTTCCCGTAATTGAAATTTGCAAACACCCATTTAACACATGATGTAGCAATTTATTGCACAATTTGTATCTAACATGAAACTTAAACCATTAAACACCTTAAGAATCTTCACAAAAAGAGCATGGGAGatagagaaagagaagagaCAGGAAATCAGTACTTTTACAAGTCAATTTCAGGTAGGAAACTCACCAAACCAATTGCTAAGTTAGCAATGATTTAACTAACTACCGAACTTTCAGTTCTCACCAAATCAATACCATTTAATTCTACCTCCTATAACCTCCTTAAAACTAATGTCTAAGGCTCATATCTTCTAGCAGAGCATGCCACTGGTAATTATATTTCACCTGCTACCTGGTTATTGATAATATTCAGTGGGTAATTACATAACAATAGGTAGAGTAAATAACAAAAACCCAAGTTCATTGTGTTGAATTATCTTATTTCAGGAATTATCCAACCACCAAATGTAAATTCAACAGTCTCCTTAATCATCCTCTTCCTTTTCAATTCCAAATGCCCTTGAATTAGAAAGATGGTGTCATTGTTCAGATAAAATTCACTAAATGAAGAATTAACAGCAATCTTCAGTGTCAAAATGTGAACAGAATACCAAGGATTTTCTTCATACGCCTACTTCATTAAGCTACTTTTTTTCCAAGTAACACCATGAATGAATCAAGTGTTTGCATTTCCAATAAAGACTATTTCCAGTCAAACCCTACTGATGAGGCAAAATTCAGCACCAAACCCTATCTTATCTAAGTTTAATAGTAGCACAAACATTCTcccaaactaaaaaaaaaaatgtaacaaaaTCAACTTTCAATTCTTAAGGTTTAAAAGATGAAGTTCTATCATCCTAGTTCcacaaaattcaaaaaacatAAGCCTAACACCACTGATGAAACACAACAATCGGTCACTCTTGGTCAACCCATGTACACAAGTACTAAACATTAACTATTGTTGCCAACgaaaactaaaattgaaaagaacaaTGATTGTGAAATTGGGGAACGGAATGAATTGACGAACAATTCAAAAAATTCATTGGCATAAGGACCTGGGCACCTCTCCTACATAGCTACTACAATCCTACACCCTAAACGAAAACTAACCTCCAAAGAAGCCCCAAATCGCACGCCCACCAAATGCCAGAAGGCGCAATCTCCCTTAGGTAACAACAGCCACCACCGAATTGAAGGCGCAAGAATCTTCGAACCCACAAGAATCTCTGAACCCACAGCGGTCGATAAATGAGGAAAAGAAGCTTTCGGAAAAACGCATAtactgatttttatttttttaagaaaaggaCAAAATTGCCCTTGCCATGTCATCAAATTTGCCACGTAAGAAGGTCGTATACAGGCGCAAGCATTTCCTTATTCTCTTTCGAAACAATTCACTCAATAATACCCACCTAAGACAAAAGGCACAAAAATCATTATGTACTAATCAAATTTAAACCAAACTTAAAGAAGTCTAATGCATgaaatgaaaacaaatttaagCCACTGAGGATGTGAGAGTTGTTTAATGCGTGCATATTGTCTTAGGCAATGTCACTGGTTTCATGACCATGGAAACATTGGTATTTAACAGAAGCTACTTCCATTTCATGTCCACACTTATTTGGACATGGTAAGTGAGCTAGAATATCTGTGGGGTAATTAGCAAACTCCCTATGTTCACATTTTTTAGGAACAGTCTTACCTTGCATTTCTCATAGTAGTCCTTGAAAGCTACATCAAAGCTCACTTCATGGTCCAATTTCTCTTTCCAACCTTCAAAGTCTATGACAGTTCTAAGCATAGCCTCACCATGACCTAGAAGCTTCACGTGAGACCCTTTTGTAAGAATGGCCCATCCATTTGGATCTTGTTTGAGGAACAACAATTTCTGAATCTCTCTTGTTGTGGAGTCTTTCACTTCTTCACCACCCTTCTTTATTCGTTTCCTGCTGGCAAGCAAGTTGTCAATGGTGATCCAGAAGCGTGGAACGATCTTGGGGCTCTCGCTTCCCAGTTTATAGGACTCAATTGTGGTTTCCACTAGGTTGAAAGTTccattatttttcaatttctcCACAACTGTGGTGAAATCTTCAACCCACTTGGTGTTGCTACCTCCATAAATGAAGATGTAACAGTCCCTATTGCTCTGAGTTATGGACATAAAAAACACAGATAAAATTATTTACCATAGAAGTTTAActgttaattaaatatatagttaGTAAATAAGCATCATAACATGATTCCATTTTGTGTTATATGTAGAggtaatataataatttaaatgacTTGTTTGGATGCACTGCACTGCTACAATTGTGGCAGATTATTTGGAATAATTCAACAATGAGAAAACAACCATCAATGAATTATGTATGTTATTAAGAAGAGGATTTTAAGCCaaactcaactttataaaaccTATTTATAAAGTAAGGATATAAAGTAAGGATTgtattcacttatatactacAAGAAGTTCATATCTCAGGTCtgtgtgagatctccaacatatTCTCTCACGCCGAGGCAGTCAACTCGTGCgtaagactatatatttatgggtgattCGATAGTAGGTGGCCTGATCAGCTCAACaaacatcgactagagataaagacatttcatagtatgatgcaaacctcaccttataagccagttttataagattaaaattCACTTTCTTAATACATGCAACAAATACAACAACCATTAGTTTGTAGAGCTTACCAATTCCCTTATTGTTGGACTGAGGCTCTTCATCTCAGTCCAAAACCAATTCCATTGCAGAGTAAGTCGAATGAGATCAGAGGTTCTAAAAGGGAATCCCTCAATCCCCCACATGGAAATAATTTGTTTTGCATCAAAGTTTTCCACTTTACCCCGGGGGTTAATCAGCAAGATAATGGGGTTACCCTTGTAGTTGAATACCTCTTTGATAAGATCAATACCTGTTTGGAAATTGAATTCCTTCACCACATACCACCCAACCTCAGTAATATTTTCTACCTTTTTTCTTTGCTCTTCATCCCAAACACTCACAACGGGGATCCACAAAATACTGAAATCATCTTTCATGTAACCTTCTACCTCTCTTGGCTCTTCCTTCAATTTACCATCAATTGATATTAAAAGCTGAGTCTCATATTCAATGTTGTCAATGCCCGAAATGAACAACAAGACATGCTTGTTCTTAAACACTCCAATTCCAACCTGTATAGAAGTCAAGGAGATAATAATGCACAATGAATTTGTTATTTTACTCAAAACTGTGATACTTTAATGATTAAACCCTTTGTTTGCACTGAGTTTAATCACtcattatctttattttaacttttatttcttACTTTTAAAGACATcatctttttagtttctatataCATTCGATTAATACTAAAGTATAACAAAAATAGTAGCAGTGAAGATAGAATATTTTAAGACATTTCTTTAATTGATACCTCTTTTGCAGTAAGAACATTATACACTACAGGTCTTGGATCCTGAGGATCAGTAGGGATAATAAGAGCTTCCAAATGTTTTACAATGTCAGATTCAGTGGAATTGTATATAATATCCTTGC
Proteins encoded in this region:
- the LOC137833323 gene encoding uncharacterized protein, whose translation is MEEWEGLDIDTTDIASFIRQCNSNTNVIPGPTGHVQVVILNRNSEGPVNTQEFINCIGDESHRRDFTSNPWRWAEQFLQFHGNVHLLCKFCVTLITKLIFLRDYLEGVIDGHDCGQLSYLSDIKQSTILPLLTCVVKSCHRNVIGCMSISLKDPKGIASASVHQKVLIDTKFGADIVVGSVKIFSPDRRAFYLQIMVNNIVKVSKFDICPPTEELIRASKPVIRVPPILDAKYLRFLNEEENRENKS
- the LOC137831048 gene encoding protein SIEVE ELEMENT OCCLUSION B-like isoform X1, with amino-acid sequence MSSKQVSSNTVHQEKLLLNPFDVNDDQMLEKIDMTHFHCVEKYDVGSLYSIASNVINHSIEIADLIKENGQQIEQVREEKDPLNTFPRLPTLKRISCQMICTARGEQYAHQTTMLILKQLRDYSWDAKAVIALAAFALEYGKFWQLAPIHRDKLGKSLAELNGLRSLMENLQQLANFNNLVKKVMQVVKCITDWKKLITGEYNIKDVPSITDTLHEIPVLAYWTISTLVTCTSHIDFLGDKGYRYDLSKFDYKLDYILKNFKEHQEKCNTQIGRIEDYSKRKDIIYNSTESDIVKHLEALIIPTDPQDPRPVVYNVLTAKEVGIGVFKNKHVLLFISGIDNIEYETQLLISIDGKLKEEPREVEGYMKDDFSILWIPVVSVWDEEQRKKVENITEVGWYVVKEFNFQTGIDLIKEVFNYKGNPIILLINPRGKVENFDAKQIISMWGIEGFPFRTSDLIRLTLQWNWFWTEMKSLSPTIRELSNRDCYIFIYGGSNTKWVEDFTTVVEKLKNNGTFNLVETTIESYKLGSESPKIVPRFWITIDNLLASRKRIKKGGEEVKDSTTREIQKLLFLKQDPNGWAILTKGSHVKLLGHGEAMLRTVIDFEGWKEKLDHEVSFDVAFKDYYEKCKEGDAGEVDDLVMQHKVFRHYCRTTFLGVVNKRLTDEQKSLIQSTPFAWVTLLGDKVKMSRTLLRELCSRWVERRQSFLIRCEVVPLSLVDVCLGLGLRVVGEKIDLHKAADESHTKTLFESNNVNVKMIFDEIMKFDNDGCIEDFCRLYILLGLSEFLLPNRMGIVHSGLFSVLDDLGKLKKFNWGLVVYEYLVNSLCSASMSITNESSPSQIHIVGCVYLLQIWAFEHLFSYKTKVHPRRIKFPRILNWMDFTLGDHEIAYALENNLVIVHLPVSKEEFENVIVKEAFEEGRRACNIPKPTKDDVGKMLKETAEMVHQAKEQDYLITNVENVVKQLKLCKSEMHKSVPEDCPSPVLEPLSVDYKYREMNDLNDIDARQHEQEDGGNEKDEEKVPNEESNMISRMKREPRIRVKARILKSPWMMYSKKRMKCS
- the LOC137831048 gene encoding uncharacterized protein isoform X2; the encoded protein is MSSKQVSSNTVHQEKLLLNPFDVNDDQMLEKIDMTHFHCVEKYDVGSLYSIASNVINHSIEIADLIKENGQQIEQVREEKDPLNTFPRLPTLKRISCQMICTARGEQYAHQTTMLILKQLRDYSWDAKAVIALAAFALEYGKFWQLAPIHRDKLGKSLAELNGLRSLMENLQQLANFNNLVKKVMQVVKCITDWKKLITGEYNIKDVPSITDTLHEIPVLAYWTISTLVTCTSHIDFLGDKGYRYDLSKFDYKLDYILKNFKEHQEKCNTQIGRIEDYSKRKDIIYNSTESDIVKHLEALIIPTDPQDPRPVVYNVLTAKEVGIGVFKNKHVLLFISGIDNIEYETQLLISIDGKLKEEPREVEGYMKDDFSILWIPVVSVWDEEQRKKVENITEVGWYVVKEFNFQTGIDLIKEVFNYKGNPIILLINPRGKVENFDAKQIISMWGIEGFPFRTSDLIRLTLQWNWFWTEMKSLSPTIRELEGDAGEVDDLVMQHKVFRHYCRTTFLGVVNKRLTDEQKSLIQSTPFAWVTLLGDKVKMSRTLLRELCSRWVERRQSFLIRCEVVPLSLVDVCLGLGLRVVGEKIDLHKAADESHTKTLFESNNVNVKMIFDEIMKFDNDGCIEDFCRLYILLGLSEFLLPNRMGIVHSGLFSVLDDLGKLKKFNWGLVVYEYLVNSLCSASMSITNESSPSQIHIVGCVYLLQIWAFEHLFSYKTKVHPRRIKFPRILNWMDFTLGDHEIAYALENNLVIVHLPVSKEEFENVIVKEAFEEGRRACNIPKPTKDDVGKMLKETAEMVHQAKEQDYLITNVENVVKQLKLCKSEMHKSVPEDCPSPVLEPLSVDYKYREMNDLNDIDARQHEQEDGGNEKDEEKVPNEESNMISRMKREPRIRVKARILKSPWMMYSKKRMKCS